A section of the Humulus lupulus chromosome 2, drHumLupu1.1, whole genome shotgun sequence genome encodes:
- the LOC133814862 gene encoding uncharacterized protein LOC133814862: MFKDTVLDSWNKPTIKEGLAGIIQKLYRVKHVLKKFHKKELVDIPHSYQVAKENLNMAQDDLANDPLNSVHQLAEQTKLQEFTQARTRYVSFLQQTSKITWLQFNDENSHYFHAIMKKRRAENRITSYVVNDEVIDDYDKVVEHYFNHFRNFMGKKSSTNKKIDINCLKFGEKLTIMQQVNLIRPFSKEEVKEAMFGIHSIKSPGPDGFGAGFFIGLWNEIGNDISMAVLNFFRDGLAQGLYEEKHFSKMLMKIDLSKAYDTVDWQFVGDLLKGLCFPLRFIHWVLVCLKGTSYSLMLNSRLHGTFRGGKGSSTRRSDISSLVYDLVIFCKGNEESMSLTQSAINSFCDTTGLSINNTKSHIYFGGINDDCKTQLLEIAQMEEGSFPLKYLGVHLRPTKWRAADCGGIIDKIQRNLHSWASKNLSFAGRAQLIHSVLLGIRNFWMSIFILPQKVVAAIDKSCRDFLWGLKGNRSKLHSLLGNKFVFPKSMEELASLKYFRKFLKLRNVIDCAAVTSSGLRASNVQYASAIWHHLCVSKHRFISWKAMNDHLLTRDHLGKIMELASYYFPVCESVIETHQHLFFYFTFTKKILQDVSSWSGFSGWPSNIEA; encoded by the exons ATGTTCAAAGATACTGTTCTTGATAGTTGGAACAAGCCCACCATTAAGGAAGGCCTTGCTGGCATCATCCAAAAGCTCTACAGGGTGAAACATGTGTTGAAGAAATTCCACAAAAAGGAATTGGTAGACATTCCTCATAGCTATCAGGTAGCTAAGGAAAACCTCAATATGGCCCAAGATGACTTAGCTAATGACCCGCTCAATTCAGTGCACCAGTTAGCTGAACAGACCAAGCTTCAAGAGTTTACTCAAGCGAGGACGAGGTATGTTAGTTTCCTCCAACAAACCAGTAAAATAACATGGCTGCAATTTAATGATGAAAACTCCCATTACTTTCATGCTATTATGAAGAAGAGGAGGGCTGAGAATAGAATTACTTCCTATGTAGTAAATGATGAGGTGATCGATGATTATGACAAGGTGGTAGAGCATTACTTTAATCACTTCAGGAATTTTATGGGGAAGAAGAGTTCGACCAATAAAAAGATTGATATCAATTGCCTAAAATTTGGTGAAAAGCTTACTATTATGCAGCAGGTCAATCTGATTAGGCCGTTCTCTAAGGAAGAAGTGAAAGAAGCTATGTTTGGTATTCACTCAATTAAGAGCCCCGGTCCGGATGGGTTTGGTGCAGGATTTTTCATAGGTCTATGGAATGAGATAGGAAATGACATTAGCATGGCAGTGCTAAATTTTTTTCGAGATG GACTTGCTCAAGGGTTATACGAGGAAAAACATTTCAGCAAGATGCTTATGAAGATCGACCTTAGTAAAGCTTACGACACAGTTGATTGGCAGTTTGTGGGTGACCTTCTCAAGGGTCTTTGCTTCCCTTTGAGATTCATTCATTGGGTGCTGGTTTGTTTAAAGGGAACCTCTTATTCGCTGATGCTCAATAGTCGACTTCATGGCACTTTTAGAGGGGGAAAAGGGTCTTCGACAAGGAGATCCGATATCTCCTCTCTTGTTT ATGATCTAGTCATTTTTTGCAAGGGTAATGAGGAATCAATGAGTCTCACTCAGTCAGCCATTAATAGCTTTTGTGATACAACAGGTCTCTCAATCAACAACACAAAGTCTCATATATACTTTGGAGGCATTAATGATGattgtaaaactcaacttttggaGATTGCTCAAATGGAAGAAGGCTCTTTCCCGCTTAAGTATCTTGGAGTTCATCTAAGACCAACAAAATGGAGAGCGGCAGACTGTGGGGGAATTATTGATAAAATTCAACGGAACCTCCATTCTTGGGCGAGCAAGAATCTTTCTTTTGCGGGTCGAGCCCAACTCATTCATTCAGTCCTTCTTGGTATTAGGAATTTTTGGATGAGTATCTTCATCTTACCTCAAAAAGTCGTTGCTGCCATTGATAAAAGCTGCAGAGATTTTCTTTGGGGGTTGAAAGGGAATCGGAGCAAGCTTCACTCACTTCTTGGGAACAAGTTTGTCTTCCCAAAAAGTATGGAGGAGTTGGCCTCTTTGAAG TACTTTCGGAAATTCTTGAAGCTGAGAAATGTTATTGATTGTGCTGCTGTTACTTCTTCGGGGTTAAGAG CAAGCAATGTTCAATATGCTTCTGCAATATGGCATCATTTATGTGTCTCGAAACACAGATTTATCTCCTGGAAAGCGATGAATGATCACCTTCTCACTCGAGATCATCTTGGGAAAATAATGGAGCTGGCCTCTTATTACTTCCCTGTTTGTGAAAGTGTCATTGAGACCCATCAACACCTCTTTTTTTACTTCACTTTTACTAAGAAAATTCTGCAGGATGTTAGTTCCTGGTCTGGTTTTAGTGGCTGGCCTTCTAACATTGAAGCCTGA